From the Mustelus asterias chromosome 14, sMusAst1.hap1.1, whole genome shotgun sequence genome, one window contains:
- the creb1b gene encoding cyclic AMP-responsive element-binding protein 1b isoform X3: MPGIQSTTSPTVTLVQLPNGQTVQVQGVIQAAQSSVIQSPQVQTVHISTIPESEDSQESVDSMTDSQKRREILSRRPSYRKILNELSSDTPGVPRIDEEKSEEESVSTVTTMTMPTPIYQTSSGQYIAITQGGAIQLANNGTDGVQGLQTLTMSNAATAQGGAAIVQYAQSPDGQQIFVPGSQVVVQGAGGDVQTYQIRTTPNSTAGQGMVMASSPVLQNQPQNAEETTRKREIRLMKNREAARECRRKKKEYVKCLENRVAVLENQNKTLIEELKALKDLYCHKSD; the protein is encoded by the exons ATGCCTGGGATCCAATCAACAACCAGTCCAACAGTAACATTAGTGCAATTGCCTAATGGGCAGACTGTTCAGGTCCAAGGAGTTATCCAGGCAGCTCAATCATCAGTTATACAGTCGCCTCAAGTTCAGACTGTCCAT atttctactaTACCAGAAAGTGAGGACTCCCAGGAATCTGTGGATAGCATGACTGACTCACAGAAACGTAGAGAAATTCTATCGAGGCGGCCTTCGTATAG GAAAATTCTGAACGAACTCTCTTCTGACACCCCTGGTGTGCCAAGAATCGATGAGGAGAAATCAGAAGAAGAGTCTGTCTCGACAGTTACTACAATGACAATGCCAACCCCCATTTATCAGACCAGCAGCGGACAGTACA TTGCTATCACACAGGGAGGCGCAATCCAGCTAGCCAACAATGGCACAGATGGGGTGCAGGGGCTTCAGACGCTAACGATGAGTAACGCGGCGACGGCCCAGGGTGGGGCAGCCATTGTGCAGTATGCCCAGAGTCCCGATGGACAGCAGATCTTTGTACCGGGCAGTCAAGTGGTCGTACAAG gTGCTGGTGGAGATGTCCAGACCTATCAGATCCGTACCACCCCTAACTCCACTGCCGGCCAGGGAATGGTGATGGCATCGTCGCCAGTTCTGCAGAACCAGCCCCAGAACGCTGAAGAAACTACTCGCAAGCGAGAAATCCGCCTCATGAAAAACAG GGAAGCAGCACGAGAGTGTCGTCGTAAGAAGAAAGAGTACGTGAAATGCTTGGAGAACCGGGTGGCTGTTCTGGAAAATCAAAACAAGACCCTCATTGAAGAGCTCAAGGCACTCAAAGACCTGTATTGCCATAAATCCGACTAG